From the genome of Anoplopoma fimbria isolate UVic2021 breed Golden Eagle Sablefish chromosome 1, Afim_UVic_2022, whole genome shotgun sequence, one region includes:
- the arcn1b gene encoding archain 1b: MVLLAAAVCTKAGKAIVSRQFVEMTRTRIEGLLAAFPKLMNTGKQHTFVETDSVRYVYQPLEKLYMVLITTKNSNILEDLETLRLFSRVIPEYCRVLEESEISEHCFDLIFAFDEIVALGYRENVNLAQIRTFTEMDSHEEKVFRAVRETQEREAKAEMRRKAKELQQARRDAERSGKKVPAFGGFGSAGMTSVSSGSIISDTIVEPEKPKITSAPVRPSGPSKALKLGAKGKEVDNFVDKLKSEGETIMPSGGKRGSEVSKALPPPVNVESVHLRVEEKISLTCGRDGGLQNMEVLGMVTLRVTDDKNGRIRLIINNNDNKGLQLQTHPNVDKKLFTAESVIGLKNPEKSFPLNNDVGVLKWRLQTTDEALIPLTINCWPSESASGCDVNIEYELQEESLELNDVIISIPVPSGVGAPMIGDLDGEYKHDSRRNLLEWCLPVIDVNNKTGSLEFSIAGQPNDFFPINVSFVSKRNYCDIQVTKATHVEGDASVRFSSEISFVVDKYEIL, from the exons atG GTGCTGTTGGCAGCGGCGGTTTGCACCAAGGCCGGCAAGGCCATCGTATCGCGGCAGTTTGTGGAGATGACCCGGACACGCATCGAGGGTCTCCTGGCCGCCTTCCCCAAACTGATGAACACGGGCAAGCAGCACACCTTCGTGGAGACGGACAGCGTTCGCTACGTGTACCAGCCGCTGGAGAAACTCTACATGGTCCTCATCACCACCAAGAACAGCAACATCCTGGAGGACCTGGAGACACTCAGACTCTTCTCCCGCGTG ATCCCAGAATACTGTCGTGTGCTGGAGGAGAGTGAGATCTCGGAGCACTGCTTCGACCTGATCTTCGCCTTCGATGAGATCGTGGCGCTCGGCTACAGAGAGAACGTCAACCTGGCTCAGATCAGAACCTTCACAGAGATGGACTCCCACGAGGAGAAGGTGTTCCGCGCCGTCAGAGAG ACCCAGGAGAGAGAGGCCAAGGCCGAGATGAGGAGGAAGGCCaaggagctgcagcaggccAGGAGAGACGCCGAGCGCTCCGGGAAGAAGGTTCCGGCGTTCGGCGGCTTCGGCAGCGCCGGCATGACCAGCGTCTCCTCGGGCTCCATCATCTCAGACACCATCGTCGAGCCCGAGAAGCCCAAGATCACTTCAGCTCCAGTCAG aCCAAGTGGACCCAGTAAAGCTCTGAAACTGGGCGCTAAAGGGAAAGAGGTGGACAACTTTGTTGACAAGCTGAAGTCTGAGGGTGAAACCATCATGCCCAGCGGAGGGAAGAGGGGCTCAGAAGTGTCCAAAGCTCTTCCTCCACCAGTCAACGTGGAGAG CGTGCATCTGCGCGTTGAGGAGAAGATCTCGCTGACTTGCGGCCGTGACGGCGGCCTACAGAACATGGAGGTTCTGGGGATGGTGACGCTCCGAGTCACAGACGACAAGAACGGACGCATCCGCCtcatcatcaacaacaatgacaacaaagggCTGCAGCTGCAA ACACATCCCAATGTGGACAAGAAGCTGTTCACAGCTGAGTCCGTGATCGGCCTGAAGAACCCGGAGAAGTCCTTCCCTCTCAACAACGACGTCGGAGTGCTGAAGTGGAGACTACAGACCACAGACGAGGCCCTCATACCGCTAACCA TAAACTGCTGGCCTTCAGAGAGCGCTAGCGGCTGTGATGTGAACATTGAATACGAGCTTCAGGAGGAGAGCCTCGAGCTCAACGACGTCATCATCAGCATCCCCGTACC GTCTGGCGTGGGGGCTCCCATGATTGGAGATCTGGACGGAGAGTACAAACATGACAGCAGGCGAAACCTCCTGGAGTGGTGTTTACCCGTCATCGACGTCAACAACAAGACGGGCAGTCTGGAGTTCAGCATCGCCGGGCAGCCCAACGACTTCTTCCCCATCAACGTGTCCTTTGTGTCCAAGCGCAACTACTGCGACATCCAG gTAACCAAAGCGACTCACGTAGAGGGCGACGCCTCCGTTAGATTCTCTTCAGAAATCTCCTTCGTTGTCGACAAATATGagatcctgtaa